One genomic segment of Brassica napus cultivar Da-Ae chromosome A3, Da-Ae, whole genome shotgun sequence includes these proteins:
- the LOC106438144 gene encoding trichohyalin-like isoform X7, which produces MDDEKKKKRNKKKKNKQNNSKRADGDAIPTDDGNHNGDADIALINQVPDSIELEPSSQQIIINQADEPGVVDYTSPNSEAVLEETIKQLRDEIGSHLQKEAVFEETVRRLETENESHIQKEALLEERLEHLRTESEAHIQKQALLEERLEHLRTENESHIEKEGLLEERLEHLKTENEAHIEKEGLLEERLEHLKTENEAHIQSEALLEERLLHLRTENEAYIQKEAQLEERLLHLRTENETLKQNEEKLEERLVQYKTKNDVLVHEMSSTEVKMRELLDERSTFSQKEASLEKKLQQLQHDEESSTAAAEKSSIEMISSLNNEIGTLRAQVMKLEESRSNLQEQNNSLVETVSSLQVQRENHDNNVKGASEDELNSQIEAACTLVEKLITENAELVEKVNELCIQLNQSQRAFASPPESLAIEVQKSDALEEIPIHDEMIRIDDSGDIETALLERNLSEETVPVSVNPNGEIDVESQVAVAGETEEVSGGVPLVDAPLIGAPFRLVSFVARYVSGADLAEKKQFL; this is translated from the exons ATGgatgatgagaagaagaagaagagaaacaagaagaagaagaacaagcagAACAATAGCAAACGTGCAGACGGTGACGCTATACCTACCGATGATGGGAATCATAACGGAGACGCTGACATTGCTCTAATCAACCAAGTCCCTGATTCCATTGAGTTGGAACCATCTTCTCAACAGATCATCATCAAT CAGGCAGATGAACCTGGTGTTGTTGACTACACGTCTCCAAATAGCGAG GCGGTTCTGGAAGAAACAATCAAACAGTTACGTGATGAGATTGGGTCCCACCTTCAGAAAGAG GCTGTTTTTGAAGAAACTGTTAGACGCTTGGAAACTGAGAATGAATCTCACATACAGAAAGAG GCACTGTTGGAAGAAAGGCTTGAGCATTTAAGAACAGAAAGTGAAGCTCATATACAGAAGCAG GCACTGTTAGAAGAAAGGCTTGAGCATCTGAGAACAGAAAATGAATCTCACATAGAGAAAGAG GGACTTTTAGAAGAGAGGCTTGAGCATTTGAAAACAGAAAATGAAGCTCACATAGAGAAAGAG GGACTGTTAGAAGAGAGGCTTGAGCATTTGAAAACAGAAAATGAAGCTCACATTCAAAGTGAG GCACTGTTAGAAGAAAGGCTCTTGCATTTGAGAACAGAGAATGAAGCTTACATACAAAAAGAG GCACAGTTAGAAGAAAGGCTCTTGCATTTGAGAACTGAGAATGAAACTCTCAAACAGAACGAG GAAAAGTTGGAGGAAAGACTTGTTCAGTATAAAACAAAGAACGACGTGCTTGTTCATGAAATG TCTAGTACAGAAGTCAAAATGAGAGAATTGCTTGACGAAAGATCTACCTTCTCTCAGAAAGAG GCAAGTCTAGAGAAAAAACTTCAGCAACTTCAACATGATGAAGAATCTTCGACTGCAGCTGCGGAG AAGTCATCCATAGAAATGATTTCGAGCCTGAACAATGAAATTGGAACACTGCGAGCACAG GTAATGAAGTTGGAAGAATCTAGGAGTAATCTTCAGGAGCAGAACAATAGTCTTGTGGAAACTGTGTCCAGTCTTCAAGTCCAGCGTGAAAACCATGACAATAACGTGAAG GGTGCTTCTGAGGACGAACTAAACTCACAGATTGAAGCAGCTTGTACTCTAGTTGAAAAGCTTATCACTGAAAATGCTGAACTTGTTGAGAAG GTGAACGAGTTGTGCATTCAGCTAAACCAATCGCAGCGTGCTTTTGCTTCACCACCTGAGAGCCTAGCAATTGAAGTACAGAAGTCTGATGCCTTAGAGGAAATACCCATTCACGACGAGATGATTAGAATTGACGACTCTGGAGACATTGAAACTGCACTGTTGGAGAGAAACTTATCAGAAGAAACAGTGCCGGTTTCTGTGAACCCGAATGGGGAAATAGATGTGGAATCACAGGTTGCAGTAGCTGGAGAAACAGAAGAAGTAAGTGGTGGTGTGCCTCTGGTGGACGCTCCACTGATCGGTGCGCCGTTCAGGCTCGTCTCGTTTGTAGCAAGATACGTGAGTGGTGCAGATTTGGCGGAAAAGAAACAGTTTTTGTAA
- the LOC106438144 gene encoding trichohyalin-like isoform X1: MDDEKKKKRNKKKKNKQNNSKRADGDAIPTDDGNHNGDADIALINQVPDSIELEPSSQQIIINQADEPGVVDYTSPNSEAVLEETIKQLRDEIGSHLQKEAVFEETVRRLETENESHIQKEALLEERLEHLRTESEAHIQKQALLEERLEHLRTENESHIEKEAQLEKTVADLRTQNEAHIEKEGLLEERLEHLKTENEAHIEKEGLLEERLEHLKTENEAHIEKEGLLEERLEHLKTENEAHIEKEGLLEERLEHLKTENEAHIQSEALLEERLLHLRTENEAYIQKEAQLEERLLHLRTENETLKQNEEKLEERLVQYKTKNDVLVHEMSSTEVKMRELLDERSTFSQKEASLEKKLQQLQHDEESSTAAAEKSSIEMISSLNNEIGTLRAQVMKLEESRSNLQEQNNSLVETVSSLQVQRENHDNNVKGASEDELNSQIEAACTLVEKLITENAELVEKVNELCIQLNQSQRAFASPPESLAIEVQKSDALEEIPIHDEMIRIDDSGDIETALLERNLSEETVPVSVNPNGEIDVESQVAVAGETEEVSGGVPLVDAPLIGAPFRLVSFVARYVSGADLAEKKQFL, translated from the exons ATGgatgatgagaagaagaagaagagaaacaagaagaagaagaacaagcagAACAATAGCAAACGTGCAGACGGTGACGCTATACCTACCGATGATGGGAATCATAACGGAGACGCTGACATTGCTCTAATCAACCAAGTCCCTGATTCCATTGAGTTGGAACCATCTTCTCAACAGATCATCATCAAT CAGGCAGATGAACCTGGTGTTGTTGACTACACGTCTCCAAATAGCGAG GCGGTTCTGGAAGAAACAATCAAACAGTTACGTGATGAGATTGGGTCCCACCTTCAGAAAGAG GCTGTTTTTGAAGAAACTGTTAGACGCTTGGAAACTGAGAATGAATCTCACATACAGAAAGAG GCACTGTTGGAAGAAAGGCTTGAGCATTTAAGAACAGAAAGTGAAGCTCATATACAGAAGCAG GCACTGTTAGAAGAAAGGCTTGAGCATCTGAGAACAGAAAATGAATCTCACATAGAGAAAGAG GCACAGTTAGAAAAAACGGTTGCGGATTTGAGAACGCAAAATGAAGCTCACATAGAGAAAGAG GGACTTTTAGAAGAGAGGCTTGAGCATTTGAAAACAGAAAATGAAGCTCACATAGAGAAAGAG GGACTGTTAGAAGAGAGGCTTGAGCATTTGAAAACAGAAAATGAAGCTCACATAGAGAAAGAG GGACTGTTAGAAGAGAGGCTTGAGCATTTGAAAACAGAAAATGAAGCTCACATAGAGAAAGAG GGACTGTTAGAAGAGAGGCTTGAGCATTTGAAAACAGAAAATGAAGCTCACATTCAAAGTGAG GCACTGTTAGAAGAAAGGCTCTTGCATTTGAGAACAGAGAATGAAGCTTACATACAAAAAGAG GCACAGTTAGAAGAAAGGCTCTTGCATTTGAGAACTGAGAATGAAACTCTCAAACAGAACGAG GAAAAGTTGGAGGAAAGACTTGTTCAGTATAAAACAAAGAACGACGTGCTTGTTCATGAAATG TCTAGTACAGAAGTCAAAATGAGAGAATTGCTTGACGAAAGATCTACCTTCTCTCAGAAAGAG GCAAGTCTAGAGAAAAAACTTCAGCAACTTCAACATGATGAAGAATCTTCGACTGCAGCTGCGGAG AAGTCATCCATAGAAATGATTTCGAGCCTGAACAATGAAATTGGAACACTGCGAGCACAG GTAATGAAGTTGGAAGAATCTAGGAGTAATCTTCAGGAGCAGAACAATAGTCTTGTGGAAACTGTGTCCAGTCTTCAAGTCCAGCGTGAAAACCATGACAATAACGTGAAG GGTGCTTCTGAGGACGAACTAAACTCACAGATTGAAGCAGCTTGTACTCTAGTTGAAAAGCTTATCACTGAAAATGCTGAACTTGTTGAGAAG GTGAACGAGTTGTGCATTCAGCTAAACCAATCGCAGCGTGCTTTTGCTTCACCACCTGAGAGCCTAGCAATTGAAGTACAGAAGTCTGATGCCTTAGAGGAAATACCCATTCACGACGAGATGATTAGAATTGACGACTCTGGAGACATTGAAACTGCACTGTTGGAGAGAAACTTATCAGAAGAAACAGTGCCGGTTTCTGTGAACCCGAATGGGGAAATAGATGTGGAATCACAGGTTGCAGTAGCTGGAGAAACAGAAGAAGTAAGTGGTGGTGTGCCTCTGGTGGACGCTCCACTGATCGGTGCGCCGTTCAGGCTCGTCTCGTTTGTAGCAAGATACGTGAGTGGTGCAGATTTGGCGGAAAAGAAACAGTTTTTGTAA
- the LOC106438144 gene encoding trichohyalin-like isoform X5: MDDEKKKKRNKKKKNKQNNSKRADGDAIPTDDGNHNGDADIALINQVPDSIELEPSSQQIIINQADEPGVVDYTSPNSEAVLEETIKQLRDEIGSHLQKEAVFEETVRRLETENESHIQKEALLEERLEHLRTESEAHIQKQALLEERLEHLRTENESHIEKEAQLEKTVADLRTQNEAHIEKEGLLEERLEHLKTENEAHIEKEGLLEERLEHLKTENEAHIQSEALLEERLLHLRTENEAYIQKEAQLEERLLHLRTENETLKQNEEKLEERLVQYKTKNDVLVHEMSSTEVKMRELLDERSTFSQKEASLEKKLQQLQHDEESSTAAAEKSSIEMISSLNNEIGTLRAQVMKLEESRSNLQEQNNSLVETVSSLQVQRENHDNNVKGASEDELNSQIEAACTLVEKLITENAELVEKVNELCIQLNQSQRAFASPPESLAIEVQKSDALEEIPIHDEMIRIDDSGDIETALLERNLSEETVPVSVNPNGEIDVESQVAVAGETEEVSGGVPLVDAPLIGAPFRLVSFVARYVSGADLAEKKQFL; this comes from the exons ATGgatgatgagaagaagaagaagagaaacaagaagaagaagaacaagcagAACAATAGCAAACGTGCAGACGGTGACGCTATACCTACCGATGATGGGAATCATAACGGAGACGCTGACATTGCTCTAATCAACCAAGTCCCTGATTCCATTGAGTTGGAACCATCTTCTCAACAGATCATCATCAAT CAGGCAGATGAACCTGGTGTTGTTGACTACACGTCTCCAAATAGCGAG GCGGTTCTGGAAGAAACAATCAAACAGTTACGTGATGAGATTGGGTCCCACCTTCAGAAAGAG GCTGTTTTTGAAGAAACTGTTAGACGCTTGGAAACTGAGAATGAATCTCACATACAGAAAGAG GCACTGTTGGAAGAAAGGCTTGAGCATTTAAGAACAGAAAGTGAAGCTCATATACAGAAGCAG GCACTGTTAGAAGAAAGGCTTGAGCATCTGAGAACAGAAAATGAATCTCACATAGAGAAAGAG GCACAGTTAGAAAAAACGGTTGCGGATTTGAGAACGCAAAATGAAGCTCACATAGAGAAAGAG GGACTTTTAGAAGAGAGGCTTGAGCATTTGAAAACAGAAAATGAAGCTCACATAGAGAAAGAG GGACTGTTAGAAGAGAGGCTTGAGCATTTGAAAACAGAAAATGAAGCTCACATTCAAAGTGAG GCACTGTTAGAAGAAAGGCTCTTGCATTTGAGAACAGAGAATGAAGCTTACATACAAAAAGAG GCACAGTTAGAAGAAAGGCTCTTGCATTTGAGAACTGAGAATGAAACTCTCAAACAGAACGAG GAAAAGTTGGAGGAAAGACTTGTTCAGTATAAAACAAAGAACGACGTGCTTGTTCATGAAATG TCTAGTACAGAAGTCAAAATGAGAGAATTGCTTGACGAAAGATCTACCTTCTCTCAGAAAGAG GCAAGTCTAGAGAAAAAACTTCAGCAACTTCAACATGATGAAGAATCTTCGACTGCAGCTGCGGAG AAGTCATCCATAGAAATGATTTCGAGCCTGAACAATGAAATTGGAACACTGCGAGCACAG GTAATGAAGTTGGAAGAATCTAGGAGTAATCTTCAGGAGCAGAACAATAGTCTTGTGGAAACTGTGTCCAGTCTTCAAGTCCAGCGTGAAAACCATGACAATAACGTGAAG GGTGCTTCTGAGGACGAACTAAACTCACAGATTGAAGCAGCTTGTACTCTAGTTGAAAAGCTTATCACTGAAAATGCTGAACTTGTTGAGAAG GTGAACGAGTTGTGCATTCAGCTAAACCAATCGCAGCGTGCTTTTGCTTCACCACCTGAGAGCCTAGCAATTGAAGTACAGAAGTCTGATGCCTTAGAGGAAATACCCATTCACGACGAGATGATTAGAATTGACGACTCTGGAGACATTGAAACTGCACTGTTGGAGAGAAACTTATCAGAAGAAACAGTGCCGGTTTCTGTGAACCCGAATGGGGAAATAGATGTGGAATCACAGGTTGCAGTAGCTGGAGAAACAGAAGAAGTAAGTGGTGGTGTGCCTCTGGTGGACGCTCCACTGATCGGTGCGCCGTTCAGGCTCGTCTCGTTTGTAGCAAGATACGTGAGTGGTGCAGATTTGGCGGAAAAGAAACAGTTTTTGTAA
- the LOC106438144 gene encoding trichohyalin-like isoform X6, giving the protein MDDEKKKKRNKKKKNKQNNSKRADGDAIPTDDGNHNGDADIALINQVPDSIELEPSSQQIIINQADEPGVVDYTSPNSEAVLEETIKQLRDEIGSHLQKEAVFEETVRRLETENESHIQKEALLEERLEHLRTESEAHIQKQALLEERLEHLRTENESHIEKEAQLEKTVADLRTQNEAHIEKEGLLEERLEHLKTENEAHIQSEALLEERLLHLRTENEAYIQKEAQLEERLLHLRTENETLKQNEEKLEERLVQYKTKNDVLVHEMSSTEVKMRELLDERSTFSQKEASLEKKLQQLQHDEESSTAAAEKSSIEMISSLNNEIGTLRAQVMKLEESRSNLQEQNNSLVETVSSLQVQRENHDNNVKGASEDELNSQIEAACTLVEKLITENAELVEKVNELCIQLNQSQRAFASPPESLAIEVQKSDALEEIPIHDEMIRIDDSGDIETALLERNLSEETVPVSVNPNGEIDVESQVAVAGETEEVSGGVPLVDAPLIGAPFRLVSFVARYVSGADLAEKKQFL; this is encoded by the exons ATGgatgatgagaagaagaagaagagaaacaagaagaagaagaacaagcagAACAATAGCAAACGTGCAGACGGTGACGCTATACCTACCGATGATGGGAATCATAACGGAGACGCTGACATTGCTCTAATCAACCAAGTCCCTGATTCCATTGAGTTGGAACCATCTTCTCAACAGATCATCATCAAT CAGGCAGATGAACCTGGTGTTGTTGACTACACGTCTCCAAATAGCGAG GCGGTTCTGGAAGAAACAATCAAACAGTTACGTGATGAGATTGGGTCCCACCTTCAGAAAGAG GCTGTTTTTGAAGAAACTGTTAGACGCTTGGAAACTGAGAATGAATCTCACATACAGAAAGAG GCACTGTTGGAAGAAAGGCTTGAGCATTTAAGAACAGAAAGTGAAGCTCATATACAGAAGCAG GCACTGTTAGAAGAAAGGCTTGAGCATCTGAGAACAGAAAATGAATCTCACATAGAGAAAGAG GCACAGTTAGAAAAAACGGTTGCGGATTTGAGAACGCAAAATGAAGCTCACATAGAGAAAGAG GGACTGTTAGAAGAGAGGCTTGAGCATTTGAAAACAGAAAATGAAGCTCACATTCAAAGTGAG GCACTGTTAGAAGAAAGGCTCTTGCATTTGAGAACAGAGAATGAAGCTTACATACAAAAAGAG GCACAGTTAGAAGAAAGGCTCTTGCATTTGAGAACTGAGAATGAAACTCTCAAACAGAACGAG GAAAAGTTGGAGGAAAGACTTGTTCAGTATAAAACAAAGAACGACGTGCTTGTTCATGAAATG TCTAGTACAGAAGTCAAAATGAGAGAATTGCTTGACGAAAGATCTACCTTCTCTCAGAAAGAG GCAAGTCTAGAGAAAAAACTTCAGCAACTTCAACATGATGAAGAATCTTCGACTGCAGCTGCGGAG AAGTCATCCATAGAAATGATTTCGAGCCTGAACAATGAAATTGGAACACTGCGAGCACAG GTAATGAAGTTGGAAGAATCTAGGAGTAATCTTCAGGAGCAGAACAATAGTCTTGTGGAAACTGTGTCCAGTCTTCAAGTCCAGCGTGAAAACCATGACAATAACGTGAAG GGTGCTTCTGAGGACGAACTAAACTCACAGATTGAAGCAGCTTGTACTCTAGTTGAAAAGCTTATCACTGAAAATGCTGAACTTGTTGAGAAG GTGAACGAGTTGTGCATTCAGCTAAACCAATCGCAGCGTGCTTTTGCTTCACCACCTGAGAGCCTAGCAATTGAAGTACAGAAGTCTGATGCCTTAGAGGAAATACCCATTCACGACGAGATGATTAGAATTGACGACTCTGGAGACATTGAAACTGCACTGTTGGAGAGAAACTTATCAGAAGAAACAGTGCCGGTTTCTGTGAACCCGAATGGGGAAATAGATGTGGAATCACAGGTTGCAGTAGCTGGAGAAACAGAAGAAGTAAGTGGTGGTGTGCCTCTGGTGGACGCTCCACTGATCGGTGCGCCGTTCAGGCTCGTCTCGTTTGTAGCAAGATACGTGAGTGGTGCAGATTTGGCGGAAAAGAAACAGTTTTTGTAA
- the LOC106438144 gene encoding chromosome partition protein Smc-like isoform X8, with amino-acid sequence MDDEKKKKRNKKKKNKQNNSKRADGDAIPTDDGNHNGDADIALINQVPDSIELEPSSQQIIINQADEPGVVDYTSPNSEAVLEETIKQLRDEIGSHLQKEAVFEETVRRLETENESHIQKEALLEERLEHLRTESEAHIQKQALLEERLEHLRTENESHIEKEGLLEERLEHLKTENEAHIQSEALLEERLLHLRTENEAYIQKEAQLEERLLHLRTENETLKQNEEKLEERLVQYKTKNDVLVHEMSSTEVKMRELLDERSTFSQKEASLEKKLQQLQHDEESSTAAAEKSSIEMISSLNNEIGTLRAQVMKLEESRSNLQEQNNSLVETVSSLQVQRENHDNNVKGASEDELNSQIEAACTLVEKLITENAELVEKVNELCIQLNQSQRAFASPPESLAIEVQKSDALEEIPIHDEMIRIDDSGDIETALLERNLSEETVPVSVNPNGEIDVESQVAVAGETEEVSGGVPLVDAPLIGAPFRLVSFVARYVSGADLAEKKQFL; translated from the exons ATGgatgatgagaagaagaagaagagaaacaagaagaagaagaacaagcagAACAATAGCAAACGTGCAGACGGTGACGCTATACCTACCGATGATGGGAATCATAACGGAGACGCTGACATTGCTCTAATCAACCAAGTCCCTGATTCCATTGAGTTGGAACCATCTTCTCAACAGATCATCATCAAT CAGGCAGATGAACCTGGTGTTGTTGACTACACGTCTCCAAATAGCGAG GCGGTTCTGGAAGAAACAATCAAACAGTTACGTGATGAGATTGGGTCCCACCTTCAGAAAGAG GCTGTTTTTGAAGAAACTGTTAGACGCTTGGAAACTGAGAATGAATCTCACATACAGAAAGAG GCACTGTTGGAAGAAAGGCTTGAGCATTTAAGAACAGAAAGTGAAGCTCATATACAGAAGCAG GCACTGTTAGAAGAAAGGCTTGAGCATCTGAGAACAGAAAATGAATCTCACATAGAGAAAGAG GGACTGTTAGAAGAGAGGCTTGAGCATTTGAAAACAGAAAATGAAGCTCACATTCAAAGTGAG GCACTGTTAGAAGAAAGGCTCTTGCATTTGAGAACAGAGAATGAAGCTTACATACAAAAAGAG GCACAGTTAGAAGAAAGGCTCTTGCATTTGAGAACTGAGAATGAAACTCTCAAACAGAACGAG GAAAAGTTGGAGGAAAGACTTGTTCAGTATAAAACAAAGAACGACGTGCTTGTTCATGAAATG TCTAGTACAGAAGTCAAAATGAGAGAATTGCTTGACGAAAGATCTACCTTCTCTCAGAAAGAG GCAAGTCTAGAGAAAAAACTTCAGCAACTTCAACATGATGAAGAATCTTCGACTGCAGCTGCGGAG AAGTCATCCATAGAAATGATTTCGAGCCTGAACAATGAAATTGGAACACTGCGAGCACAG GTAATGAAGTTGGAAGAATCTAGGAGTAATCTTCAGGAGCAGAACAATAGTCTTGTGGAAACTGTGTCCAGTCTTCAAGTCCAGCGTGAAAACCATGACAATAACGTGAAG GGTGCTTCTGAGGACGAACTAAACTCACAGATTGAAGCAGCTTGTACTCTAGTTGAAAAGCTTATCACTGAAAATGCTGAACTTGTTGAGAAG GTGAACGAGTTGTGCATTCAGCTAAACCAATCGCAGCGTGCTTTTGCTTCACCACCTGAGAGCCTAGCAATTGAAGTACAGAAGTCTGATGCCTTAGAGGAAATACCCATTCACGACGAGATGATTAGAATTGACGACTCTGGAGACATTGAAACTGCACTGTTGGAGAGAAACTTATCAGAAGAAACAGTGCCGGTTTCTGTGAACCCGAATGGGGAAATAGATGTGGAATCACAGGTTGCAGTAGCTGGAGAAACAGAAGAAGTAAGTGGTGGTGTGCCTCTGGTGGACGCTCCACTGATCGGTGCGCCGTTCAGGCTCGTCTCGTTTGTAGCAAGATACGTGAGTGGTGCAGATTTGGCGGAAAAGAAACAGTTTTTGTAA
- the LOC106438144 gene encoding trichohyalin-like isoform X2 has translation MDDEKKKKRNKKKKNKQNNSKRADGDAIPTDDGNHNGDADIALINQVPDSIELEPSSQQIIINADEPGVVDYTSPNSEAVLEETIKQLRDEIGSHLQKEAVFEETVRRLETENESHIQKEALLEERLEHLRTESEAHIQKQALLEERLEHLRTENESHIEKEAQLEKTVADLRTQNEAHIEKEGLLEERLEHLKTENEAHIEKEGLLEERLEHLKTENEAHIEKEGLLEERLEHLKTENEAHIEKEGLLEERLEHLKTENEAHIQSEALLEERLLHLRTENEAYIQKEAQLEERLLHLRTENETLKQNEEKLEERLVQYKTKNDVLVHEMSSTEVKMRELLDERSTFSQKEASLEKKLQQLQHDEESSTAAAEKSSIEMISSLNNEIGTLRAQVMKLEESRSNLQEQNNSLVETVSSLQVQRENHDNNVKGASEDELNSQIEAACTLVEKLITENAELVEKVNELCIQLNQSQRAFASPPESLAIEVQKSDALEEIPIHDEMIRIDDSGDIETALLERNLSEETVPVSVNPNGEIDVESQVAVAGETEEVSGGVPLVDAPLIGAPFRLVSFVARYVSGADLAEKKQFL, from the exons ATGgatgatgagaagaagaagaagagaaacaagaagaagaagaacaagcagAACAATAGCAAACGTGCAGACGGTGACGCTATACCTACCGATGATGGGAATCATAACGGAGACGCTGACATTGCTCTAATCAACCAAGTCCCTGATTCCATTGAGTTGGAACCATCTTCTCAACAGATCATCATCAAT GCAGATGAACCTGGTGTTGTTGACTACACGTCTCCAAATAGCGAG GCGGTTCTGGAAGAAACAATCAAACAGTTACGTGATGAGATTGGGTCCCACCTTCAGAAAGAG GCTGTTTTTGAAGAAACTGTTAGACGCTTGGAAACTGAGAATGAATCTCACATACAGAAAGAG GCACTGTTGGAAGAAAGGCTTGAGCATTTAAGAACAGAAAGTGAAGCTCATATACAGAAGCAG GCACTGTTAGAAGAAAGGCTTGAGCATCTGAGAACAGAAAATGAATCTCACATAGAGAAAGAG GCACAGTTAGAAAAAACGGTTGCGGATTTGAGAACGCAAAATGAAGCTCACATAGAGAAAGAG GGACTTTTAGAAGAGAGGCTTGAGCATTTGAAAACAGAAAATGAAGCTCACATAGAGAAAGAG GGACTGTTAGAAGAGAGGCTTGAGCATTTGAAAACAGAAAATGAAGCTCACATAGAGAAAGAG GGACTGTTAGAAGAGAGGCTTGAGCATTTGAAAACAGAAAATGAAGCTCACATAGAGAAAGAG GGACTGTTAGAAGAGAGGCTTGAGCATTTGAAAACAGAAAATGAAGCTCACATTCAAAGTGAG GCACTGTTAGAAGAAAGGCTCTTGCATTTGAGAACAGAGAATGAAGCTTACATACAAAAAGAG GCACAGTTAGAAGAAAGGCTCTTGCATTTGAGAACTGAGAATGAAACTCTCAAACAGAACGAG GAAAAGTTGGAGGAAAGACTTGTTCAGTATAAAACAAAGAACGACGTGCTTGTTCATGAAATG TCTAGTACAGAAGTCAAAATGAGAGAATTGCTTGACGAAAGATCTACCTTCTCTCAGAAAGAG GCAAGTCTAGAGAAAAAACTTCAGCAACTTCAACATGATGAAGAATCTTCGACTGCAGCTGCGGAG AAGTCATCCATAGAAATGATTTCGAGCCTGAACAATGAAATTGGAACACTGCGAGCACAG GTAATGAAGTTGGAAGAATCTAGGAGTAATCTTCAGGAGCAGAACAATAGTCTTGTGGAAACTGTGTCCAGTCTTCAAGTCCAGCGTGAAAACCATGACAATAACGTGAAG GGTGCTTCTGAGGACGAACTAAACTCACAGATTGAAGCAGCTTGTACTCTAGTTGAAAAGCTTATCACTGAAAATGCTGAACTTGTTGAGAAG GTGAACGAGTTGTGCATTCAGCTAAACCAATCGCAGCGTGCTTTTGCTTCACCACCTGAGAGCCTAGCAATTGAAGTACAGAAGTCTGATGCCTTAGAGGAAATACCCATTCACGACGAGATGATTAGAATTGACGACTCTGGAGACATTGAAACTGCACTGTTGGAGAGAAACTTATCAGAAGAAACAGTGCCGGTTTCTGTGAACCCGAATGGGGAAATAGATGTGGAATCACAGGTTGCAGTAGCTGGAGAAACAGAAGAAGTAAGTGGTGGTGTGCCTCTGGTGGACGCTCCACTGATCGGTGCGCCGTTCAGGCTCGTCTCGTTTGTAGCAAGATACGTGAGTGGTGCAGATTTGGCGGAAAAGAAACAGTTTTTGTAA